A window of Ruminiclostridium herbifermentans genomic DNA:
CTATAATACTATCTTTATAAGGGCTTTCAGCTGCAGCTGAAAGACAGGATGAGGCACCTGTTGAAAAGCCTATAAGTATTATTTTATCAGTCCCCTGCTGTTTCAAATACTTTATTGAACTTAAAACATCTTGAGTCTCATTTCTACCGAAAGTTGACATAGAACCTGCGGAGTTGCCAGAACCTCTCAAATCAATTGTTAGTACGTTCAAACCTTCATTTGTTAAACGAGAAATCAATTTGAAGGTATCTTCATCAAATTGAAGTCTATTTTTACCATATCCATGCACCAATAAAACAGAAGTTTTTGAAGTGCCTGAAGGGAAATACCAACCGTTAATTTTTTCTTCTGCATCACCAGTATAGAAGCTGATGTTTTTATAGTTTGGTGCAATATTAGAGCTAATCTGTGGTGTCTCTAATTTACTTGGATGAGTTATCCTATAGGCAGAGACAAATGATATTATAGCTGTTATTATAATAATCAGTATGATGATGTATATAGATGCTAAAAATATATTTTTAGGTAATATGCTTTTACGTTCTGCGTAAGCAACGGGATTAAGCTGCATCAGAATTTCCTCCATAGTTGTTGACTATTGTATTCTCAAGAATTATTATATTTTTATTTGTAGGGAAAGTAAATATAATCTCTAGATTTACCAGAATGTGCATGTATAAATTTTATATTATTGATTCACATAATGATTATTAACTGCTTTCACACATAAAATCTATTATTTGTAACAACTCTTCATTGATATGTATAAATGCCAATAACTTTTAGCTAGGAGACGGAGCAAGTATTAAACCAGTATTTTGAGTATAGTAAAGAGGCTTAGTTAAGGATATAATTGTTTGTAATTAAAAAAATTATGGCGTTGCGCTTATTAATTTATGAAGCTTGCAGAGTAAAAATGTAGTACTGATTTGGGTACTTCCATACAAATTTACTTAAGAACAGATCAAATTTTTTGTACCGATAGGAATAATAGGTTTAATTTGAAGCTAAGTATTAAAAACATATAGGAGAGTATATTAATGATTCAGATTTGTAACCAGTGCCCAAGACAATGTGGTGTCAATAGAAATACAAATTTAGGGTTTTGCGGCGTACCAGAGAAGCCAAAAGTAGCTAAGGCTTTTTTACATATGTGGGAGGAGCCTTGTATCAGCGGAACGGCAGGATCAGGAACTGTATTCTTTTCAGGGTGTAATCTAAAATGTATTTATTGTCAGAATTTTGATATCAGTCAGAAGAATTATGGTAAGGTTATATCTATTGAAAGGCTCCAACAAATATTTATTGAACTGATAGATAAAGGCGCTCACAATATAAACCTTGTAAATCCATCTCACTATACTGCAGCAATAAAACAGGCCTTAATTGAGTTAAGGGATAGTGGAAAGATGAACGTACCAGTGGTATATAATACGAATGGATATGAGTCAGTAGAAACTTTAAAATCAATGGAGGGATTAATTGATGTATACCTCCCGGATTTAAAATATTATTATGAAACCACTGCTTTCAATTACTCCAAAGCGAGTAATTATCCTGAGGTGAGCAAGAAGGCTATATTAGAGATGTATAGACAGGTAGGAAGTCCAGTATTTGACGAAACTGGGCTAATTAAGCGTGGCATGATTATAAGGCATCTGATACTACCAGGCCATACAAAAGAAAGTATAAAAATTTTGGATTGGATTAGTGAGAATTTGCCCAAAAGTGTATATATATCTTTAATGAGCCAGTATACACCGTATTATGAAGCCGATAAGCACCCAGAAATTAACAGACCAATAACAAAGCATGAATACGAAAAGGTAGTAAATCACTTATATAAATTAGGACTTGAAGAAGGGTATGTCCAGGAAAGACAGTCCGCAGACTCACAATATATCCCAAACTTCAATCTTGAGGGGGTTTAAAAAGCACAAAGAAAATTTTGTAAAAATAAGAAATTGTTATTGCAATATTAAATAAAAAGGATTATAATTT
This region includes:
- a CDS encoding radical SAM protein — its product is MIQICNQCPRQCGVNRNTNLGFCGVPEKPKVAKAFLHMWEEPCISGTAGSGTVFFSGCNLKCIYCQNFDISQKNYGKVISIERLQQIFIELIDKGAHNINLVNPSHYTAAIKQALIELRDSGKMNVPVVYNTNGYESVETLKSMEGLIDVYLPDLKYYYETTAFNYSKASNYPEVSKKAILEMYRQVGSPVFDETGLIKRGMIIRHLILPGHTKESIKILDWISENLPKSVYISLMSQYTPYYEADKHPEINRPITKHEYEKVVNHLYKLGLEEGYVQERQSADSQYIPNFNLEGV
- a CDS encoding alpha/beta hydrolase, which encodes MQLNPVAYAERKSILPKNIFLASIYIIILIIIITAIISFVSAYRITHPSKLETPQISSNIAPNYKNISFYTGDAEEKINGWYFPSGTSKTSVLLVHGYGKNRLQFDEDTFKLISRLTNEGLNVLTIDLRGSGNSAGSMSTFGRNETQDVLSSIKYLKQQGTDKIILIGFSTGASSCLSAAAESPYKDSIIGVIGDSPYSIVDNYIDYAINSSSIISDTPARHAVDFFIKKLTKVSNDMDIIPKLPLLTQIPLLLIDGFQQDIPASDNTRLLYEMYYRKNPANANYWNSGAPEYCQSFSHNPEKYMDKVAEFIRVCIKDSNRKK